Within the Arachis duranensis cultivar V14167 chromosome 10, aradu.V14167.gnm2.J7QH, whole genome shotgun sequence genome, the region attaattttttttaaggaaaatagATTTTTCGAGAAGCAAGAAGTTATATAtttctactttttcaaaaagctgcaaattaacttttttggaagttaaaaactttttttaaaatagtgccAAACACATAGATTGTGACTTTTTATAAtccaaaagttaaaaaaagtaGCTTCTGCTACTTCCCAAACGgactctaaattataaaattaaattttaaataaaaataaattcttttctcAAATagattagaatttttattcttattaaaaaagtTTCCAAAAATTACTCTTGTTTCTATGTTTGAGTAGGTCGAAAATTACCATCATTGTTATTGATTAGCTTTTAACACGTTAATCAGTGGTACACAACTACACATACTTATGGGTAGCTTCAATTGGTCAAGTTTCTCTTTTGCACCCTTGGTATTTTATGGCAAGCAGTGGGGATTTTCGGTAACTCAACAATGGATTGGAATGTGTGGATTCAGCAAGGAGTTATTGTTGTCACTAATTCTTTTATCTAGGGTCAATAAGTAATTATGTATTTTCTCCGTATCCAGGAAGACTTTGGAGTATTATTTATTCGATTAGCACCTTATTTGTTTTAGTATTGTTTGTCTTCATATTTTAATGGCACATTATTGTTCATATACTTACCATTTATTCCAATATATGTCATAGTTTTGAATTACacttaattattattgaatttccTAACTATTATAGTATAATTGATTTCCATTTTTGTGAACTGTGTTCACTTCAACCGATTGCTACTTAGAACTTAGTATCATTCTTTGTAGAATCCAaccaggttttcaaaattttgtcgTTGATGACTCCGTCCGTAATCAGAGGGGAGTTGCTTTTAAGGGTGGGACTGTAATACTAATTATTACTAGCTGCACTTTAAAGTTTGTGTCCCTCCTTAATAAACGCTTAGTTAACTTTGGGAAGCTTGaccaatttaatttttgtgaAGCAATGAGAAGTTTACAGCACACGCCCCCATTGCTTGTTTAATTGTTAGGTTGGAATATTTGACCGTGAAATGATGATAGGTAAGGTGTTTTTGTTTTGTACCACATAGGACTGGAAGCGAGTCACGTTAACTCATGAGCCAACTCGAGTTCGACTCGTTAATAGCTCGATAAGTTAAACTCGTGAGCTGGTGAGCCAAGCTTAACCCTAAAATTaagctcataaattaaataagttgaGCTTGAATTTGGATAAACTCAGCTCATTAACTCGTGAGCTAgttcgattatatatatatattatataagttataatttattaatataaaattatagattttgtgtttatatttttattatttgaatccGCTCGTGAGTTTTCAAGCTAAGCTCAATTTTGGTGAGCTGAGCGGCTCAGTTCCAGACCTACTGCCACAGGCAGAGATTGCTTCTGGCCTTTTCTTTACCCCACTCCTCACTTCTCACTCAAAACTTTACATGTGACCCTAGACCACACCACACGTCAAATAATGCACAAATTATTGTCCTATATACAATGAATATGAAAGTAAAATCCAAATTCACACAAGGACAGAAATCTTTAATGTATGCAAAACATGTTTTATATCTCTAATCTCTAATATTTGTTAAAGAATTTTTATGCCAAAGCATATATAATTTGAATCCTTTCATTTGAATCTGTCCACCGTTTGGTTTCGGATTCAAATTTCCAAGTACTTCACATTTTTCATTAAACGTTAAATTGGATTTCAGTACCATTGAAAATTACTCCATGTTTATATGGATCCAACGTCATATTACTCCGCCCTAACgttacattaattttaatttgaatacaGATAGTAAGATAAACATCTACAAGAAGTAACACTCCGCATTTTCCTGTAGACCAAAATTCACACTCCCTTGAATCCAGTCTTCATAACTCGAAAAAGGCAACGTTATTTAATTGGATTTAGCTAAAAAATGTTAACTGATAAAGTTTATATTAGTAAACAGTAATTTTATTGTGATAGATACATTATAAAATTTAGTTTAGTAGTTTAACTTACTACTTGCAACGCAGCCATTAGTTATGTACAGTAACAGATAGAGTTACAAATCTTACAttgttaaattaaaatcatcTGCAACGAAGAATAATTGAATCAAGCTACACCGAAATAAAATCAGGTATCATTCATagcaaaatatataatatataatatattaattaatagaatacacaaaataatcaaataaatggTGAATACTCAGTAACACAAGCTATAACACAccagaaaaaaaagaaacgaCAGTACACGAATCAAAAAAGCAAGATCCATGAAACTAGATCTACAATAGTAGAGCAGCAGAGAAGAAAACAACGGCAGCAGAAGAAACGACGGTGAATCTGTTCAAAACGGCAGCGCTTTGAGCCGGTCCTGGTGCTCCGGAAGGTGAAGTAGAAATGGAGGAGGGAGAGACGGCACCCTCGGATGAGAGTGGAGAACCTCCGGCGGAAGGTGAAACGGCGGGAGAGGGAGAAAGAGCGTGAGATGAGTGATGCTTAGCTTTCTTGTGAGGAGTAGCCACCGGCGAGGTAGCCGGAGTTTGAGCCATTGTGGCGCTCAACAACAACGCAGCCACCACCATGAAAACAAAGAGAGAGCGAAGAGCCAttgtagagagagagagagagagtgagtgcGCTGCGAGTTGGTTTTGTTAAGagtaagagagaagagaaggccGTGTGTTGCAGGTTGTgtgcaaaagaagaaaggagtggGGATGGTATTTATAGAAGGTTGGGGTGTGGTGAGCGCGTGGAGAAGTGGCGCGTGGGAGAATTGCTGAATAGAGAAAAGTGAGAAGAGATGGTGAGAGGTGAGACTAAGCTGGAACAGCTGTATCAGAAGAAGCTGTACCGTTGGATGCCTAGGGTTAAACTGCCAACGGTCGGAAACTGAATTAAAATTGTGCTTAATCTTCACTTAAAATTGATttatgcttcttctttttttaaataataaatttaagaaaatgaATGACAGCTAtgagttttaaaattattccgTGTCTAAAAGGAGGTTGGAACTTTTCTAACTTTAACTACACTTTTTAGTTGATTAGAATAATAGAATATTAGAATGTGAATTAGTATCATGTTCTATATTCTATTTCATTTCActttttttaaacataaatattaTCGGTACATAAAAACATTAATATGATTGTTAATAATTagttatgtatttaaaatattttattaaatataagtaAAATATTGGGTTAGTTGCGGCGGATTGAGCTGGTGCCAACACAAAAGAGGCGCATGTAACGGAGAAGGGGACAGTGAGGTGGAGAGAGCATCAGAGCACGTGGTTGGTGCCAGATAAAGAGTCtcactctcttctctctcttgtcTTGTAGTGCATACAATTATGCCTACTAGAACCCTCTAGTTTCTTCTTTATACAAATGTACACTCCCATACACTTGTAGTTAACCTGGAACTAGCCGTTGAATGCAGTCATAAATGAATCaagacttgtttattttgtagTCAGAAATTAATTCAGGGTTCTTAGACCTACACATGATTATGATTGAGTCAACTCAGATTCAATTGCACTCAGACTCCATCCCATTTTCTATCCATCTTCTCTTGTCTTTCTGAATTCAGCCCACACACAACACAATTATCACGGTACTTATTGGTGGATTAGTAAGTGAtttgttttatacttttattagagTTCCactatcattatttttaatacaaacgGGGCTATGAAGCCCAAAGGATTAGTTTTTCTTTGATCTGTTGAACTAAAAAATACCGTTgacaaaaaaaagagtaaacaCTCTTTTTGGTGAGGAAATCAGCTCCCTTTATTTCCTTCATGATACGTGTGACTAAACACTAATCTCCAATCTCTCTAACATAAGTAAGATTTTTCTAACTTACTGGTTGGGATGCTGTTTATTCTTCTCAGGGTCAGCTAGTAGAGAGAAAAGACAAATTTGGAATCCATCTCTACCACCATCTTCCTTAGTAAGAGTTTCAATATCATTTATTAGAGATTTGATCaagattctagaattcaaaTATCAGCTTGTTTTTTGGTATAGTTATGTTTGGATGTGAATACATTTGGatccaaaaacaaaaaggcTAAACATGTTTGTTACCTTCATTCCTAAGTTTAATATTgaaatgaagaaaaaggaatATTACTTAAAATTGTTATCATTCAAAGGATGTAGGATGTGATTCTCAAAACCAATAATAGCAGATGCATCATACATTTTCCTTGATTTCATATCAGATCATATCATAGAGTTCCTATTGTACAGATTATTTTACTTAACCACCACTCTAGCATGAGATCAAATCAAAAGATGTTATATGAATGAATACCTTCCcttgaatttatatataaattagcaATAAATGTCAATGTGGTTACTCATTTGTGAGCAGAGTGTAGAAATATAAATTCCTTCAGAAACAAAggaaatataatattttaatgtataatGAAGCTCTCCATAAAAGGCATAGGCAATGCTCCCTAATATTATACACAGCACCAAGTTTCAGAGAAGGATCTTTTCTAAGGCCTATATAATTCTTTTTGACCTTGCCCTGAGGAAAATTGGGCAAATgaatttgaaatcaatcaatcaCCACCAGAATCTGTGTTATTTCTCACTTTTGGGATCCATTTACAGCATGCAGATTATTTTCCCCAAAACAAAGAATCCAGGTTTATAAGCTAGTAACAGCATTGGATTCATCTACACTGTTGGCTTCACCATTGACACTGCCATTACTGTTCAATTGGCTCTTAAACTCCAAGCCATACATGTGTCCCATTTTCACGCGCTTGGTCTCTAAATACCTCTTATTCTCTGGTGTGATGAGAGTTACCAGTGGGATTCTCCCTGTAACTGTCAAACCATATCCTTTGAGCCCAACATACTTTGCTGGATTGTTTGTCATCAACTTCATAGAATGAACACCCAAGTCTCTCAATATCTGCAGGTAGTTTAAAATTCAAACTCATTTCAGTGAAACTTTCAATAATCATGAATATTCTAGCCAAAGAGTGTTACAAATATATTACCTGCGCACCAATACCGTACTCCCTAGAGTCAACAGGCAATCCCAACTCCTCGTTGGCTTCTACAGTATCACGTCCATCGTCCTGTAGGTTGTAAGCACGAAGCTTATGTCCCAACCCGATACCCCTCCCTTCGTGTCCACGGAGGTATATCAGTACACCCCTGCCTGCAGCCTCGATCTGTTGCATTGCCAGTGCAAGTTGATTCCCACAATCGCATCTGGCAGACCCGAATATGTCTCCTGTCAGGCACTCCGAGTGTACCCTGACAAGAACATCTTGTCCATCACCAATGTCACCCTGTTAAAATAAGCAGCATTAAGAACCATAATGCTTAAAGTAGATAATGGCTAAGAAGTATAAACATCTCATTGTTCTGAAATTAAGCCTTCAAATCTCAAATTAGTGTATACAACTATTTGAACTGTACTCTTGAAGGGGGGATTTTATGATATTTAAACTGCTACTTGTAGCCAATAATTTTCTAATTGCATTTGGAGAAATCACATTTAACCTAAACCACATGTAAATAAGCTGTGCTATACTCTAGGGTCTAGATGCAATATGTTAGTATACATATTTACACTATCCAGAATGTTCATAAGCAATGCAATGTATATGTAGTGCATTATAAAACACAAACACAAGCATTCCTCACCTTAACCATTGCAATATGCTCAATCCCATCTAGGAGTGATCTATAACAGTAAGCTGTGAACGGTCCCCACATTGTAGGTATCCGGGCAGCAGCAGCATGAACAACGAGTttatctctctttcttctatATCTGCCACAACAAGCAGCATAACTCTTAGTCTTATAATATAAGCAAAAGATGTATGGAAGGCAAGGCAGCAGAAACCATGACAAAGGAAGTTAATTAAGGAACATGTTTTGCCAGTTTtagtttctaaaaatatttaaaccaTAATCTTTATAATTGACCCATGGTATCCTCAATGACAAAAGTATGTACCATCCAAGTTATTTAAGAAAGCACAAGGGATTAAACTTATGATATCCACTATCTGCAATTGAAAGCAAAATCAACATAATATGAATAAACTTGTTTAAATATTCCATGAAATGTAGCCACAAACCTTATCAAGTCAGCAATAGACacgattttcaaattttcacgCTCTGCAAACTCACGAAGCTTTGGCAACCGAGCCATCGAACCGTCATCATCAACAACCTCACATAGAACTGCCACTGGATCCAAACCAGCAAGTACAGCAAGATCCACCGAAGCTTCTGTGTGTCCGGCTCTCTTCAAAACACCACCTTCCCTGTACTTTAGTGGGAAAATATGGCCTGGGCGGTTGAAGTCACCAGGTGTAGAATCCTTTGAGGCAAGGGCCAATACGGTAGTTGCTCTATCTTGAGCTGATACCCCTGTGGAGGTACCATGTTTGGCATCCTACAAGTGGATAATGTTGAAATGTATTGAATTTCATGAATAAATGCCTAAACTAAACAGAAAAGTGAACTCCTGCATGCTATACTAATACAACAGAAGATAAATTTTCAATAATCTTTTAGTTGAAATCATTTTTAACTGTTAGTCAATGTCCTGTAGAATACTAGGCAGGCCTAAAAGCTATGCATAATGCAAATAAAATGGAACTATTATGTTTAGTTTCTAGTTGATGAAAACAAAGGAAAACCCAAATGTGAAGATGCTTGTAAGAGTAGTCCATACCACTGTCACAGTGAATGCTGTTCGGAGTTTCTCATCATTGTCTTTGCTGTTTACCATCAAAGGAAGTTCCAACCTTTCGAGATCTTCCTCCTTCATGCTCACACATACTATACCAGTTCCATGCTTCACAATAAAAGCCATGGCCTCTGGTGTTGCCAACTGCGCTGCCATTATCAAGTCCCCTTCATTTTCACGATCTTCGTCATCTACAACAACTACCATCTGCATCATAATCATCAATTAATTACAGTCACCTCCAATGTTCATATACCAAAAAGAATTGAATTGTTTTTCCTATAGAGAAAGAGTCTACCTTTCCCTGGCGAATATCTTCAATGGCCTCAGGGATGGAAGCAAAACCTTTGGTGGGTGCATCCAAATCAAATTCATCATTCTCAATGCTAAAACCAATGCTCGACAGGGTGGTGTCCGTAGGCAGGGATCCAAATGCTATTGCATCAGGTTGAACCTCAATTCCAACAGATTTATCTTTGTCTAAATTCTCAACAGCACTGCCATTTGGATAAGAAAGTAGGTCACCTCCTCCAGAGATCAATGTAGCTTTGACCTTGGAAACAGCATTTTCGGTTGACGAAAATTTAGAGCTCAACCGGACAAAGGGAAAATCAGATCCCTGTCCATTCACAATTGCTGAATTCAGTCCATTGAACAATTTGAACTGTTTGATTGCCCTATAATCAATAGAAggtcaaattaataattataacatCTAAACATAACACCAAATGAGAAAAAACCAAAGTTAGAATCCAAAATTCATGTGGCACAATGAGCAGATAGCTATTCAGCTGAGACATCCAAGTACATATTAACTTTTGCAGACAAGTTTTGGTGAGATATAGAGCccaaaagattttattttttcgaacaGCTTGGTTTTTGTAAAGTGAAAACCCCACCACACGTTCTAAGAAAGAGGGGGGAAAACGGTCAACAGAAAAAGATGATCTTGAGGATAAGAAAATACTGGGCGGCCAAAATGGTTTGGTCATAACTGATCccaagaaatgaaaaaaaaaattagaaattaaaataaaaatataattaagataTAGAATGATAAATTCATTAGAGATGTGGTTGTTTGAGAGGGGGAACTTACCGTGTTTGTGAGAGtgctggtgaagaagaagaataggagAGATTCAAAGAAGCCATTGACGATTGAGAATGGCGAAGATGGAAGGTTTGGTTTGAGCAaataaaagaattgaaaattaaaaaaaaaaaaaccgggaAGGACGCAACAACACTTCTTCTTAAACGAACCAACCTGGAAAACCTGAAGTATATAATAAGGTGGAAACTCGACTTCAGGTAAAGTTTAAGGACGAGAGTTGttggataaaaatttagtcaaattattttattattaattttatgtgaaattgaCTATACCtgaatttttatcatataataaaaatttaattttaatgtatgaaaaatgttttatacaGTCAATTTTATAGATTATCATTAAGacgataataaatataaaaaatagttatttttaataatttatagttATATAATTGGATgtaagtataaaattattttattttgatattatattaaaattaaattctataataaATGGGTAAACTATGATTctagtttaaatttttggactaaattttaatttaatttttaatataattttttatttttgtgttaaaaaatttaaataaatttaatattattatatcgttaaatttgacaaaaataattatgagaACGAgtgaattgaaaaaaatataacctttaaacttttttacaatattttttatttaatttattttttaatgtaaaatttcAAGTTCTAGCAATTAATTATCAACCTTctaaaatcataagaaaaatGTTTACATTATGATCATTTGTGAATACTTTTGAgtccattttaaaattttttagaattaaaataaaatattttaaatattttaaaattaaaatagaacatttaaaaaattaataactaaattaaaatttaattcaaatattaaaaattaaaataatattttattctataatattcgacaataatttcaaaaacacgttacatatTAAAATAGCCAATGAATTAACATAATCTCTCTATACTTATTTAAAAAGTtacagaaatttttttatttttgataaaaaaattacatatttaaataaatttaaaatatctaattataacATTTTCAAAATGGTGACATTTTGATTCTATACTATAAGATGCAAAAGTTTTAAGACAATCTAAATGGATATCCCGCATtaactcttttcctttcttttgatttctCTCTCTACTTTTATTACTGATTTTCATTTCCTCCCGCATAACTCTCTCCACCaactttctctctctcaaatttaattaaggtttaaaaatataataactcTTAAAAAATTTGCTTTTGATgtatttattcatataaaaattttcatacaatattttaattataatcattcatttagataatattttaagtagtaattttaaaatttattaattatttttaaaattatatgatttgataattttatatttaaaaaataaaaataattaaaaaattttcccATGTCCCATGATGCTAAAGGTGTgttgatgaatggatttttttatttttctaattgtttggtaaagtgtaattttttattttttattttttaaatgagacaaaaaaatatgtaaaagaaaatattaaatgatgaaATATCATACTTTATCaaataattgagaaaaaaattaagagatcTATTGTGGAgagaattttttgtgttttttaaaatatcttttagtCGATCAAATAATGGACTAATCTAtcataaatttgaattttatttaagagtttgtGGTTTGTTATATTGgccaataaattattacatatatcaataatactatacatcaaaatcattttataaataaagtttaattaaattaaataataaaacttaaaataatactAGTTATAACTCATTTTCATTATAttaaactaatttgattaataaaaaaacttaaatatat harbors:
- the LOC107468750 gene encoding classical arabinogalactan protein 1, which codes for MALRSLFVFMVVAALLLSATMAQTPATSPVATPHKKAKHHSSHALSPSPAVSPSAGGSPLSSEGAVSPSSISTSPSGAPGPAQSAAVLNRFTVVSSAAVVFFSAALLL
- the LOC107468649 gene encoding bifunctional riboflavin biosynthesis protein RIBA 1, chloroplastic; this translates as MASLNLSYSSSSPALSQTRAIKQFKLFNGLNSAIVNGQGSDFPFVRLSSKFSSTENAVSKVKATLISGGGDLLSYPNGSAVENLDKDKSVGIEVQPDAIAFGSLPTDTTLSSIGFSIENDEFDLDAPTKGFASIPEAIEDIRQGKMVVVVDDEDRENEGDLIMAAQLATPEAMAFIVKHGTGIVCVSMKEEDLERLELPLMVNSKDNDEKLRTAFTVTVDAKHGTSTGVSAQDRATTVLALASKDSTPGDFNRPGHIFPLKYREGGVLKRAGHTEASVDLAVLAGLDPVAVLCEVVDDDGSMARLPKLREFAERENLKIVSIADLIRYRRKRDKLVVHAAAARIPTMWGPFTAYCYRSLLDGIEHIAMVKGDIGDGQDVLVRVHSECLTGDIFGSARCDCGNQLALAMQQIEAAGRGVLIYLRGHEGRGIGLGHKLRAYNLQDDGRDTVEANEELGLPVDSREYGIGAQILRDLGVHSMKLMTNNPAKYVGLKGYGLTVTGRIPLVTLITPENKRYLETKRVKMGHMYGLEFKSQLNSNGSVNGEANSVDESNAVTSL